The genomic interval CAAGAAGATGTAATTCAACCCTGAAAAGGAGCCGAAAATCCGGATGTTCCGCTTTCGCGGGACATCCGGATTTTTCTGTTTCCGGCGGGGCGAGCGATTGCATGATCGTCCGTCCCCGGGAGGGGCGGCCGTCGTTAGGAGAGGAAGAGCCGATTGCCGTGCGGGAGAGGGGCGGCCGGGGGACGGGAGGCTGTCGGCGGAGGATTCGGCAAGGCTCCGGCCGTTGTCGGATGGAACCGGGAAGGGCGGTTTGCTGTTTGCGGGAGGATGGCCTGAACGGCGGGATGCTGCCGGTCGGGTGCATGCGATCGCGTTTTTTCGAAAAAAATACCGGATGAAATGCGGATTTTAGATTCCGTTCAGAATCGAGCCCGATCTTTGTATCGTAAAATAAAACGAAACAGTATTAACCGATAAAAAATTACGATTATGAAAAAGATTCTTGTTGCAGCCGTTCTCTTATTCGCCGGTATCGCTTCTACCTTCGCCGGAGACCGCGAGCGTCCGATCGCCGTGGACAAACTGCCCGCTGTCGCGCAACAGTTCCTCGCGGCCCATTTCAAGGGGCTGACCGTGGCCTTCGCGGTGGAGGACCCGAAGTTCATCGGCTCGGAGTACGAAGTGACCTATACGGACCGGACCGAAGTGGATTTCCGTTCCGACGGCGAGTGGTCCTCCGTGGAGCGGAAGTACGAGGCCGTTCCGGCGTCGGTCGTTCCGGCGCAGATCCAGGAGTATGTCGCCAAGAGCAACTTCCCGAACCAGTATATCCGGAAGATCGAGCGGAACAAGTACACCTGGGAGATCGAGCTTTCGAACGGGCTCGAGATCAAGTTCGACCGTCAGTTCAATGTGATCGGCTTCGACGACTGATCCCCGCGGCTTCCCGCGGCTTCCCGCGGATGAAAACGGACCCCTGCTTCCCGATACCGAGAAGCAGGGGTCTTTCGTATTCGCCGGGCTGCCGGATCGCTCCGTGCAGCCGCTTTCTCTCGTGCGGCCGGTTACTTCGTGAAGCCCTTGCCGATGGCGAGGAAGTCCTCCGCCTTGAGGGCTGCGCCGCCGATCAGGCCGCCGTCCACGTCCTCCTTGGCGAAGATCTCGGCTGCGTTCGAGGGCTTGCAGGAACCTCCGTAGAGGATCGGGCACTCTTCGGCCGCCGCGCCGAACTTGGCGGCGAGCACCTTGCGGATGTAGGCGTGGATCTCCTGCGCCTGCTCGGCCGTCGCGGTCTTGCCCGTGCCGATGGCCCAGACGGGCTCGTAGGCGATCACGAGGTTGCGGAACTGCTCTTCCGTGAGGTTATAGACCACCTCCTCGATCTGGGCCTTCACCACGTCGAAGTGCTTGCCGGCCTCGCGTTCCTCGAGGTTCTCGCCCACGCAGTAGATCGGCGTGAGATCGTTGGCATAGGCCTGCGCCATCTTCTTGTTGAGCGTGGCGGAGGTCTCGCCGTAGTACTGGCGGCGCTCCGAGTGTCCGAGGATCACGTACTTGCAGCCCAGCGCCGCGATCATCTGTGCGGCGACCTCGCCCGTATAGGCGCCCTTGGCCTCCGTGGCGCAGTCCTGTGCGCCGAGTGCGATGTCCGAACCTTTCAGCGCCTCGGCCACCATCGAGAGGTGGGTGAACGGCGGACATACGATGAAGTTCACGCACGAGCACACCTCGCCGCGTCCTGCGGCGACTCCTTTGGCCAGTTCGACTCCTTCGGCAGGAAGCGTATTCATCTTCCAGTTGCCGGCTACGATTTTCTTTCTCATGGTAGTTATTCTGTTTCGTTAAACGGTAATTTCGTGTTTTCCGCTTTCGGCCGTATCCGGAACCGGCGGTCACTCCCCGGCGCACCAGCCCTTCACCTCCTCCATCGAGGGGGCCTTCAGACCGAGCTTGTTTTTCTTGTTGAAGCCGCAGAGGTCGTTGAAGAACTTGCCCGGGGCGAGTTTCCGGAGCGATTCTACGGTCACGTACCCCATTTTCTGTATGACGGGGACCCACTCCTCGGGAACGCCGATGGCGGTGTAGGCCTCCGCGGGATCCGCGACGGCCTTCTTCTCGGGACGCATCTGCGGGAAGAACAGCACGTCCTGGATCGACGGCTGGCCGGTCATGAACATCGTCAGACGGTCGATTCCGATTCCCATGCCCGAGCAGGTGGGCATTCCGAACTCCAGCGCGCGCACGAAATCCATGTCGATGAACATGGCCTCGTCGTCGCCCTTCTCCGACAGCCGCAACTGCTCCTGGAAACGCTCCAGTTGGTCGATCGGGTCGTTCAGCTCCGAGTAGGCGTTGCACAGCTCCTTGCCGTTCACGAACAGCTCGAAACGCTCCGTCAGGTCGGGATTCGAGCGGTGACGCTTGCAGAGGGGCGACATTTCGATCGGATAGTCGGTGATGAAGGTGGGCTGTACGAGCTCCTCCTCGCAGTACTGTCCGAAGATGGCGTCGATGAGCTTGCCCTTGCCCATCGTCTCGTCAATCTCGACATTCAGACGCTTGCACGCCTCGCGCAGTTGTTCCTCCGACTGGCCCGTGATGTCGTAGCCGGTCTTCTCGCGGATGGCGTCGGTCATCGTCAGCCGGCGGAACGGGGCTTTGAACGAAACCTCGCGGCCGTCGATCGTAAGCTCCGTCGTGCCGTTCACGGCGAGCGCCACGCGTTCGAGCATCCGTTCGGTGAACTCCATCATCCAGAGGTAGTCCTTGTAGGCCACGTAGATCTCCATGCAGGTGAACTCGGGGTTGTGCGTGCGGTCCATGCCCTCGTTGCGGAAGTTCTTGCCGAACTCGTAAACGCCGTCGAATCCGCCGACGATGAGCTTCTTGAGATACAGCTCCGTGGCGATGCGCAGGTAGAGGTCGATGTCCAGCGAATTGTGGTGCGTGATGAACGGACGGGCCGACGCACCGCCCGGAATGGGTTGCAGAATCGGCGTCTCGACCTCGACGTAGCCCTTCTCGTTGAAGTATTCGCGCATCGTGGCCATGATCTTCGCGCGCTTGACGAAGACCTCCTTGACCTGCGGATTGACGATCAGGTCGAGGTAGCGCTGGCGGTAGCGGACCTCCGGGTCGGTGAAGGCGTCGAACGTCCGGCCGTCCTTCTCCTTGACCACGGGCAGCGGGCGGATCGACTTCGACAGCACGGTGAAGCGGCGGCAGTGCACCGACAGCTCGCCCGTGTTGGTGCGGAAGGCGAATCCCTCGACGCCCACGAAGTCGCCGATGTCGAGCAGTTTCTTGAACACGGTGTTGTAGAGCGTCGGATCGCCCTCGGGGCAGATGTCGTCGCGGCGGATGTAGATCTGGATGCGGCCCGTGTGGTCTTGCAGTTCGAAGAACGAGGCGCTGCCCATGATGCGGCGCGACATGATGCGGCCCGCGATGCGCACCTCTCCGTAGTTCTGCTTCGTCTCGTCGTAGTTTTCGGCGATTTCGCGTGCCGTGGCCGTCACCTCGTAGCGCGCGGCGGGGTAGGGCTCGATGCCCAGGTCGCGCAACGCCTTGAGCGACTGCCGGCGCAACTGTTCCTGTTCGCTGAGTTCGATTGCCATATTTCGGTGTTTTTATCGTTTTCGGATTCGACCCCGCAAAGGTAGCGAAAAAAGGGGAGAATCGCAATTATTCCGCCGCTGCGCTCCCGCCGAACCGCCGATAGACGGCGTAGGCCGCCCGACCCAGCGCGGCGCCCACGAGCGACCCCCACACGAGGTCCATCGGAAAGTGCTTGCCCAGGTAGATGCGCGAGTAGCAGATCGCCGCGGTGCAGAGCACCATCAGCAGGGTGAACCACCTCCGGCGGACGGCCGGGGCGGAGAGCACGGCCAGCGCCACGATCGTCGCGGCATGGGCCGAGACGGTTCCGTAACGGCCGCTCACGGCCTCGGGCGGCACGTGCACGGCCCAGTCGCCGGCATAGCCTGCGGCGGCGAGGGCGTCGGGCGTCATCCGGCGCAGCGCGTGGAGCGAGTCGGGGGTGATCGCCAGCCCTTCGAGCGAGGGGGTGAACATGGGGCGCGGACGCGGCTCGAAGCCGGGGAGCAGGCCGCCCAGCAGCCCGTTGTGCTTGAAGATGCCCGAGACCATGTCCGAGAGCGCCAGCGCGGCGATCATCGCCGCGGTGAAGACCGCCAGGCCGCGCCAGCCCGTGCGTCGCCAGACGAGCCAGAGGATCAGGGCGTAGAGCGGCAGCCACATGGTCGTTCCGGAGAGTGCGAGCATGATGCGGTCCAGTTGCGGCCCTCCGTCGAAATTCAGGGCGAGGAACAGGTCGTGGTCGAAGGTGTACATGTCTTTTCAGAATTGGAAATAGATGAACGGCTGGATGTCGCTCGACTTGATCTGCATGACGAACCAGATCATCGCCGCGGCCATCAACACTTGCAGCACCAGCGGCGCGCAGGTCACGATCCGCTGCGCCGCTGCGTCCGCGCGGCCCGGCAGCATGTGCAGCAGGTAGCCGGCGGCGACGAGGGCGAAGACGCCCGCGTAGCCCGTCAGCACCTGCGGGATCATCGGGGCGTTGAAGTTGTGGACGATCTGGTGCAGCATCAGCTCCACGGTCTGCATCGATTCGGCGCGGAACAGGAGCCAACCGAAGCATACGAGGTTGAACGTGAGAAAGATGCCTGCCGCGCGGCTCCACCGGTTCATCTGCGCGCCGGTGGGTTTCGCTCCGGGAACGGCGGCCAGCCAGAGTTTGTGGAGTGCGAGCGCCGCGCCGTGCAGCCCGCCCCAGAGGATGAAGCGCACCGCCGCGCCGTGCCACAGGCCGCCCAGCAGCATCGTCAGGAGCAGGTTCAGGTAGGTGCGCAGCCGACCCTTGCGGTTGCCGCCGAGCGAGATGTACAGGTAGTCGCGCAGCCACGTCGAGAGCGAGATGTGCCACCGTCGCCAGAATTCGGTGATCGTGGCCGATTTGTAGGGGGCGTCGAAGTTCTTCGGAAAGCGGAAGCCCATGAACAGCGCGATGCCGATGGCCATGTCCGAGTAGCCCGAGAAGTCGCAGTAGATCTGCAGCGCGTAGCCGTAGATGCCCATGAGGCATTCGAAGCCGGAGTAGAGCAGCGGTTCGTCGAAGATGCGGTCCACGAAGTTGAGCGAGATGTAGTCCGAGACGATCGCCTTCTTGAACAGCCCCGTGAGGATCAGGAAGACGCCCGTGCCGAACATGGCGCGTGTGACGACGACGGGATTCTGGCGGATCTGCGGGATGAAGTCGCGGGCGCGGACGATCGGGCCGGCCACCAGTTGCGGGAAGAACGAGAGGTAGAACAGGTAGTCGAGCCAGTTGGACAGGGGCTTGAGCTGGCCGCGGTAAACGTCTATGGTGTAGCTCATCGACTGGAAGACGAAGAACGAGATGCCCACCGGCAGGAAGATGTTCTGGAACTGCAGGAATCCCTGCCCGAAGAGCTGGTTCGCGATGTCGATGAGAAAGTTCGTGTACTTGAAGTAGCCGAGCATCGAGAGGTTCACCAGGACGCTCAGCGCCACGAGCCCCCGCCGTGCGCCGCGCCGCGTCGTGCGGGCCATCGCCCGTGCGATGGCGAAGTCGCTCGCCGCGGCGAAGACGAGCAGCAGGAAGTAGATGCCGCTCGACTTGTAGTAGAAGTAGAGCGAGAAGAGGATGACATAGACGATGCGGGCCATCGGCGCCCGGCGGAATGCGCCGTAGAGGAGCATGAAGCCGGCGAAGAGGAAGAGGAACAGTCCGCTGCTGAATATCAGCGGCGACGAGGCGTCGTAGGCGAGTAGCGCCAGCAGTTTTTCCGGAAGAGCGTCCGCCGAAGGTAGGATCATCGCCGCGGGTCGTTAAAGGGTTCGGGGCCGACGCCCGGCAGCAGTTGGCGCTCGATCCGCCGCCTTTCGCGCGGCGGGAGAACGCTTTTGCGCATCTGCCGCCGCAACTCCTCGGCGGCGCGGAGCGTGGCGTGCCGGGCCGTGAAGTCGTTGAGCGCATCGACGAGCGCCCAGGCCACGCGGCTGCCGCCGGCGTAGTTGATGTGGGTGAAGTCTTTGCCGGCCCAGCCGTTCTGCACGAACCGCTCCATGCCGCCCTGCGCCCGCATGGCGTCGCACGTCGGCCAGAAGGCGACGCCCGTGTTCCGGGCCGCGCGCCGCTGGAAGTCGGTCATGTGAGGAATGGCGTCCATCGGTTCGAAGCCCGCGTCGCCCTTCACCGAACGGTCGCTGACGCCCAGCACCAGCACGGCGGCTCCCGGGAAGCAGCGGCGGACGTAGGCCACCATCTTCTCGATCTGCCGCGAGTAGCCGGAGTAGTCCTTCACGCCCGCCTGCATGATGTTGAGCCCGTACTGGAGAATCACCAGGTCGTAGTGCAGCATGGCGTCGATCTGGGCATTGACCGAAGGGTCGGTCCAGAACATGGCCTGGCCGTTGTTGCTGCGCACCGAGTAGTTGTCCACGACCACACCGGCATCGCTTTCGAATACGGCGCCGTAGCCGGCGAAGCCCTCCGTGCCCGAGAGCACCTCGAACGCCAGGGCGTGCAGATGCGGGGCGCGCACGACGATCCGCCGCACGGCCTCGTCCCCGGGGATGTCGAACGTGCGGCGCAGCGTGTCGTTGAGCGTCAGGCGGACGCGGCTGTCGGAGGGCGAACGGAAAAGCACGTGCGCCGTCGTGCAGGAGTCGAGTCGCTGTCGCGCGTCGGTGCTCTCCCAGCGCGTCGAGGCGCCCGCGGCGGGCTGGCTCATCCATCCCGAGACGTAGAAGTGTCCGCGCAGCGTCTCGGGCGCCCGCTTGCGCTGCATGATATTGTAGGAGGTCCACCCCTTTGCGTCGGTCCGGACGGTGCGGCGGAAGCCGGTCAGCGGCGAGGAGGTCGGGGCGAAGCCCGTGCCGCCTCCGCCGTAGGCGAGTTGCAACTTCTCGCGCAGGTCGGCCGTGAG from Alistipes dispar carries:
- a CDS encoding PepSY-like domain-containing protein, coding for MKKILVAAVLLFAGIASTFAGDRERPIAVDKLPAVAQQFLAAHFKGLTVAFAVEDPKFIGSEYEVTYTDRTEVDFRSDGEWSSVERKYEAVPASVVPAQIQEYVAKSNFPNQYIRKIERNKYTWEIELSNGLEIKFDRQFNVIGFDD
- the tpiA gene encoding triose-phosphate isomerase, translated to MRKKIVAGNWKMNTLPAEGVELAKGVAAGRGEVCSCVNFIVCPPFTHLSMVAEALKGSDIALGAQDCATEAKGAYTGEVAAQMIAALGCKYVILGHSERRQYYGETSATLNKKMAQAYANDLTPIYCVGENLEEREAGKHFDVVKAQIEEVVYNLTEEQFRNLVIAYEPVWAIGTGKTATAEQAQEIHAYIRKVLAAKFGAAAEECPILYGGSCKPSNAAEIFAKEDVDGGLIGGAALKAEDFLAIGKGFTK
- the lysS gene encoding lysine--tRNA ligase; this translates as MAIELSEQEQLRRQSLKALRDLGIEPYPAARYEVTATAREIAENYDETKQNYGEVRIAGRIMSRRIMGSASFFELQDHTGRIQIYIRRDDICPEGDPTLYNTVFKKLLDIGDFVGVEGFAFRTNTGELSVHCRRFTVLSKSIRPLPVVKEKDGRTFDAFTDPEVRYRQRYLDLIVNPQVKEVFVKRAKIMATMREYFNEKGYVEVETPILQPIPGGASARPFITHHNSLDIDLYLRIATELYLKKLIVGGFDGVYEFGKNFRNEGMDRTHNPEFTCMEIYVAYKDYLWMMEFTERMLERVALAVNGTTELTIDGREVSFKAPFRRLTMTDAIREKTGYDITGQSEEQLREACKRLNVEIDETMGKGKLIDAIFGQYCEEELVQPTFITDYPIEMSPLCKRHRSNPDLTERFELFVNGKELCNAYSELNDPIDQLERFQEQLRLSEKGDDEAMFIDMDFVRALEFGMPTCSGMGIGIDRLTMFMTGQPSIQDVLFFPQMRPEKKAVADPAEAYTAIGVPEEWVPVIQKMGYVTVESLRKLAPGKFFNDLCGFNKKNKLGLKAPSMEEVKGWCAGE
- a CDS encoding phosphatase PAP2 family protein; the protein is MYTFDHDLFLALNFDGGPQLDRIMLALSGTTMWLPLYALILWLVWRRTGWRGLAVFTAAMIAALALSDMVSGIFKHNGLLGGLLPGFEPRPRPMFTPSLEGLAITPDSLHALRRMTPDALAAAGYAGDWAVHVPPEAVSGRYGTVSAHAATIVALAVLSAPAVRRRWFTLLMVLCTAAICYSRIYLGKHFPMDLVWGSLVGAALGRAAYAVYRRFGGSAAAE
- a CDS encoding MBOAT family O-acyltransferase yields the protein MILPSADALPEKLLALLAYDASSPLIFSSGLFLFLFAGFMLLYGAFRRAPMARIVYVILFSLYFYYKSSGIYFLLLVFAAASDFAIARAMARTTRRGARRGLVALSVLVNLSMLGYFKYTNFLIDIANQLFGQGFLQFQNIFLPVGISFFVFQSMSYTIDVYRGQLKPLSNWLDYLFYLSFFPQLVAGPIVRARDFIPQIRQNPVVVTRAMFGTGVFLILTGLFKKAIVSDYISLNFVDRIFDEPLLYSGFECLMGIYGYALQIYCDFSGYSDMAIGIALFMGFRFPKNFDAPYKSATITEFWRRWHISLSTWLRDYLYISLGGNRKGRLRTYLNLLLTMLLGGLWHGAAVRFILWGGLHGAALALHKLWLAAVPGAKPTGAQMNRWSRAAGIFLTFNLVCFGWLLFRAESMQTVELMLHQIVHNFNAPMIPQVLTGYAGVFALVAAGYLLHMLPGRADAAAQRIVTCAPLVLQVLMAAAMIWFVMQIKSSDIQPFIYFQF
- a CDS encoding SGNH/GDSL hydrolase family protein, with the protein product MNTPEKDYTHKGWIAAAALIAVLVAVSFIPPQSLGGVKLRRANILSDLVTFDDAAAPAPEPQPFDEAEFHVDMERVAERIEADTAPRAVQTTFTWDLRRDSAARRRTAAPDTARLVAQLTPIEDFDTTGIRGMRAFCDTLLNARRPVRIAFFGDSFVEGDILTADLREKLQLAYGGGGTGFAPTSSPLTGFRRTVRTDAKGWTSYNIMQRKRAPETLRGHFYVSGWMSQPAAGASTRWESTDARQRLDSCTTAHVLFRSPSDSRVRLTLNDTLRRTFDIPGDEAVRRIVVRAPHLHALAFEVLSGTEGFAGYGAVFESDAGVVVDNYSVRSNNGQAMFWTDPSVNAQIDAMLHYDLVILQYGLNIMQAGVKDYSGYSRQIEKMVAYVRRCFPGAAVLVLGVSDRSVKGDAGFEPMDAIPHMTDFQRRAARNTGVAFWPTCDAMRAQGGMERFVQNGWAGKDFTHINYAGGSRVAWALVDALNDFTARHATLRAAEELRRQMRKSVLPPRERRRIERQLLPGVGPEPFNDPRR